From Treponema sp. OMZ 787:
ACAAGGCTTGTCGCAATGTCAGGTTGAAGAAGAGTGTTAGGACAAAATTTTTAAACCGTATTTTTTATAATTTGTAATCTGATTATCAACAGATAAAAAATAGTAATCAGACTTTATTGATTGCCAAATCATAATTCTATCAAATGGATCTTTATGCTCTATTGGTAATTTATAAAAAGTAATTAGTTCATCGTTTTGAAAAGACCTGCATTTTAAAAAACTATTTTCTACTTCTGCGTAGAATTCTTCCGGTTTTATTCCGATTAACGATAATTTTCCCATATTAAATTTTATTGATATTTCCCATAAACTAGCCTGACTATAAAAAACTTCATTTTCATCGGCTAATAATTTATTATAAACCGACCGAGATATTTTACTTGTATCAATAAATGACCATAATAAATAATGTGTATTTAATAGGATTTTCATAAATTAATAAACTCTTCATCCGTAATAGCCCAATTTTCACTAAATTCAACTGTTGCTTTCCCTTCCAATGTACCGAGTTTCCTCATTTTTATCCTTTTATACTCTTCAATTGGAACAATTACCGCTATTGTTTCTTTTTTTCGGCCAAATGCTATTCCGATTTCGTTACCTAATTCCACTTCTTTCAAAAGTGCAGAGAAATTTGTTCTTATTTTCGCTACGGACAATGTTTTCATATAAGTATAGTAGCATATATGTATAACATAGTCAATTTGTACATGTTTTAAGAAATGCTATTTCAATGTTACATAGCGTTTTCTAACCGCTGTAAACTGCAACTGCCCTTTGAAAATCTCTTAATCTATGTTATAATGCAATCATAAAATGTCCGCAAGGTTCCGGCAAAGAAGAGGTGATTATTTTGAGTTTCTTAAATATTTTTAATAAAACAAATAGAAAGGTAATTCCGTTAGCTTATTATTTGGATTATGAGCAAGATGGAGACTACATTGAAGAAAATTATAATGATGTAACACTTGCGGATCCTGATGACTTTCCGGAAGAGCTTTTTGAAAAAATAATAATTATGACAAAAAGACTGCACGAAATGGGTGTATATGAAGAAAAAGAGATTGTCAGATTTATCATTCCTAAAATGCTTGAAACTCTTGAAACAGGCGGAATTTTGTCGGGAGTTTCCATATCGAGTTTTGATACGGCAGGTATTGTTTTCGGAGAAAATTATGCAGGCTGGATATATAAGGGTGAAACAAAAAAAAGGGATGAACTTTTTTATAGAGTGCCGTATCAGTTAATTTTTTATCATAGCAAAAAAGAAGATAACTATTTTATTTGTAAAACAAAAGACAGACTTGAATTAAGACAAAACAAAGTGTCCGTTACAAATTCGGAAAACAAAGAGCATATTATAAAAAATACAAAAAGTGTAAGCCTAACCGAAATAGAGATGAAAGAATTAAAAGCTTCGTTTTCTATATTATTTATGTATATCAAAATGAATATTTTATTGAAGATGAAAAAGCTCGGCTACTCGGCATTTGCAGAAAAGATAGCGGAGCATTTTTGTGATTCGACAACAAAAGATGAATTTATATCCTGTGTCAATAAATATTTTTCTTTAAGTATATCGAAAGAAGATGAAAATAACTTTGTGTATGAAAACCTCTCCTTTAAGGAATTTTTATCCGAGCTTTTGATTAGAAACAATGACAGCTCACCTTTGAGCTCTTCATATTCAGGTATTATTAAATGGGCGGAAGAAAAAATCGGTATAAAAATTCATCCTAAAAAAGAGTATCATGACCATATGGAATTTATAAGTCATCTTTCCGATATTCTTGCAGCTAAAAAGTACTATCTTTATTTTCTGATGAAAGAAGATGTTTTGCATAAGACTCATCTTTTAATTGCAAAACAAAAGCATATTTTTGAAAACAATTCGAATTTCAGTTATGAAATTACAGCCCTTAGTGAGGATTTACTAGACCGCTATGCTGAAGATATTTTTATCGAAAGAAAAGTAAGAGAAAATGCGAAAATCTTTTATCATATTATCGGAGTAGAAAATATAGATACTATGATGATGAACATTATAGGAAACCGAGTATTGGACTATGCACTTTTTCAAAATTATTATTTATCGGTGGTTTGTTCCGATGAAGACAGGGATATTTATGATATTTTGAGTGAACTTTTATCAAGATACGATATGCCCGATTTGATAAAACACGCATCAGATTGTGATAGTACATTGGATGCTCTTTATTTTTTGGAATTTGAAGCTGTGAATCCTGTGGACAGAGCTATACTTTATGCGCCTTTAATCAGACAAAATAAAAAGCTGCTGTATTCATTTGAAGCGGGTGATTATTTTTATCTCGGAATTATTGAAGATACTGTCGAAACAAAAAAAAGTTTTATAAAATGCGTGAACAATCTTTTAGAAATGAAGGAAATTGAAAATTATGTTATCTATGATAGTGAAGATAAAGAATTGTCTGTAAATCTTCTTTCCGGAATGGACATAACAATAGACGGTAAACATGTTTATACACAAGAAGATCTAAAAGAAAAATTTTATAAAGAGAATTATGAAAATATAAGCAAAGAAGAAGCTGATAAATATCTATCAAGAATTGCGATTAAAAAGCCTGAGGTTAAAATATGTGTTTCAAATTATGAGGAAGAACCGGAGTTTACAATAAAAGCGGAAAACGGGAAGTATTTTACAAATCTGGATTTGCTTTTTCAAATACACAAACAGTTGGTTGAAAAAATAGATTTCGCAAAAGTATTCGACGATAAGATATGTATTTCAAGTTTAAGGTTAAGTGTAGACAGAGATAAATACTATCTTTTTTTGGATGCCGCATAGATGATGGACGATGATTATTTTGCGAATGATATTGAACTCGTATGCCGAATTGCAGGAGAACCGGATTGATAAAAATATCCGGTTCTAAAAAATTAAGCTTCCGCCCAAGTTTTTCCGGCGTATTTCGGTTTCCGCTTTTGGTCTTCCGTCATGTCGAGGCCGAGGGTTCCGCCCGGGTTCATTATGTTGTTCGGGTCGAAGTGTTTTTTTAAGGCCTTAAAGATTTCAAAATTGGTCTTGCCTATGGACTCTTCAACCCAGGCTGCCGTCATCTTGCCGACACCGTGATGGTGGCTCATGGCAGCCCCTGCCTTCATTATATTGTCGAAGATGCCGTACTGGTATTCTACATATTCTTCCTTATTTTTAAAAAGGCCTATAAAGATAAAGTAGAGGTTGGCCCCTTGAGGATAGGCATGGGAAAGATGGGTCATGCAGACCGTGTGAGGGCGGGATTTGGCAAATTTTCTTACCTCTTCGTGAACCCGAGGCATCATATCCCATGTTACACTGCATTCCATTGTGTCGATTATTACGCCGTAATCCTGCAAGGATTCCCTTAAATAGGGATCGGTAAAGCGGCCGTGCTCCCAGCCGTCCACCGGTTTGCCGGTTAAAAAAAGTCCGCCGTTTTGTTTGCATATACGCTTTACCTTTTTGTAAAGCTGTTTTGAAAATTCCTTATCGCCTTCGCTCCAGCCTAAAAAGAGGCAGCGTTTCATCGGCTTATATCCCATGAGGTTCATTGCGGTTTCTGCTATGGTGCCCTCTACTCCGTAGAGCTTTAAAACCATGTCGGTTTCTTCCGCATCCGAAAGCCTAAACACCGAAGGAAAGCCCGATTCGTTTTGCATAATCTCGCGGCAGGCCCTCATTCCGTCTTCCCAAGTTTTAAATATAAAGCTGAACTTCTTGCGGGTTTCAGGCCTATATCTAAAAAACCGCAATGTAACATTTGTAAGAATTCCAAAAGAGCCTTCGCTTCCCATCATAAGCTCATCGATATCGGGGCCGACAGCATGGGCCGGAAGTCCGTAGCTTTTAACTATACCGGCAGGCGTTACATAGGTTTGTTGGAATACAATATCCTTTATGTTTCCGTAATAGGTGGAATTTTGGCCTGCTCCGCGGGTAACTACCCAGCCTCCCACGGAGGAGTACTCAAAGGACTGCGGGAAGTGTCCGCAGGTGTAGGCCATCCTTGCGTTGAATTCTTTTTGTGCATTGTTTAGGTGAGCTTCCAGTTGAGGTCCCGACATTCCGGCTTGAACCGTGATTGTCTGGTCTACCTCATTGAAAGCTAAAACCTTGTTAAAGTTTTTACGCATATCGAGGGAGATGCCGCCCTTTACAGCCTCAACACCCCTTGTAACGGAAGAACCGCCTCCGTACACATAGAGGGGAATCTTATGTTCATTTGCGTATGTTACGAGCTTAACGATTTGCTCATGATCGGAAGGGTATACAACAACATCGGCTATGTTTTCGAGGATGCCCTCACGGAGGCGGTAGGCATCGTACATGGTTTTTCCGTAGGCGACAGATACCCTGTCCTTAACGGCCGTGCTCACATCTGCCTCTCCGAAAATTTCTTTTAGAGCCTCAATGTGTTTTTGTTCTAGGTTTACCGTAAGGTTTTCGGGCAGGGCTTCAAGCCCCTCAAAACGCTTTTGCTTAAAGACCTCATCTCCTATACCGAAGACGGTTTTCATATATTTATAAAGCCTTTCGTTAGGTTCTTTAAATTCGTTGGGGTTGCCCCACTTTGCAGCCTCTCTAAAAGAGCCCTTAGGCGGAGGTACCTGTTCCCAAACAGGTTTAAAATCCTTGTACCCGTATCTTTTTCCCATAAGTCATTCTCCTTTACTCGTTCATTTTTTTTGTTTCGGGATAATTTGTTACTCTTTGAATATCCTTGTAAATATCTTTTAGTGCAGGATATATTTTTTTGTATACGCCGAATAGACCGTCATAAAGGGAGCGGTGTTCGGGATTCGGTGTAAATTCTTTTTCGTATAGGACCATTTCCTTTACGGCCTCTTTGATTGAAGCATACTCGCCTATTCCTGCTGCCGTTATGATGGCTGCTCCTAAGGAGGAGGCTTCAGGTGTTTTTCCCCGCACAAGCGGCCGGTTTAAAATGTCTGCGGTAATCTGACAGATAGCATCACTTTGGGATGCTCCCCCTGAGGCAGCAACTTTTTCACATCTCAACCTTCCCTTAGCTTCGATTAATTCCAAGCCTTCACGCAAAGAGTACGCAAGGCCTTCGATAATTGCCCTGTATAGGTCATCTCGGCCATGGACATCGCCGAAGCCTATGATGCTCCCTTTTGCATAACGGTCAAAGACGCTTGCTCCCCAGTAGGGCTGGAGCATAAGGCCTCTTCCGCCCGGCGGAGAAGCATGTAAAAGCTTATCCAAAATAACTTCAGGTATTATACCCTTAGATTCGGCGAGCTTACATTCTTCTTTGCCGAGTTCTTCCTTAAACCAGCTTATCATCCAATAGCCGCGGAAGATTTCCAGTTCCGAAAGCCATGTATCGGGAAGAATGCCGCAGTAGGCAGGAAAGAGTTTTTTATATTCAAAGTATTTTTTTGAGCAGACTTCGATTGTGGCGGTTGTGCCGAAACTTAAAGAGGCCAGAGATGAATCTACTACGCCCGCTCCAATAGTTTCACAAGCCTTGTCGCTTCCGCAAGCAACAAGGGGAATACCTTGAGGGAGTCCCAATTCTTTTGAAACTCCATCCGTTAGGGTGCCGATTATTTTTCCGCTTTCGGTAAGGTCATGCCTTTTTTCGTTTTCCAGGGGCATAAGAGTTTCTTCGATCGAATGTTTTTTTGCCCACGCTCTTTTTCGATTCACGAATGGAACATAACCGACCATCGAGGAGACGGCATCGCAGGCCTTTCCTGTGAGCTTATAAATAAACCAGCCCGAAAGAAAAAACATCTTCCATGTTTTATCCCAGATTTCAGGTTCGTTTTCCCGCAGCCAGTTCATCTTACAATTTGACTGAACTGTAACTATAGGATCGTAAACTCCGGCTGCATGAAATGCTGTTCGTACAAGAAAGTTGGGATGATAGGGACCGTGGGCTGTCCTGTTGTCGAGCCATACAATTGCGGGCCGCAAAACTTTTCCGTCTTTATCGACCAGAACTGTAGTAGCCCTCATT
This genomic window contains:
- a CDS encoding type II toxin-antitoxin system VapC family toxin; the protein is MKILLNTHYLLWSFIDTSKISRSVYNKLLADENEVFYSQASLWEISIKFNMGKLSLIGIKPEEFYAEVENSFLKCRSFQNDELITFYKLPIEHKDPFDRIMIWQSIKSDYYFLSVDNQITNYKKYGLKILS
- a CDS encoding type II toxin-antitoxin system Phd/YefM family antitoxin translates to MKTLSVAKIRTNFSALLKEVELGNEIGIAFGRKKETIAVIVPIEEYKRIKMRKLGTLEGKATVEFSENWAITDEEFINL
- a CDS encoding FAD-binding oxidoreductase: MGKRYGYKDFKPVWEQVPPPKGSFREAAKWGNPNEFKEPNERLYKYMKTVFGIGDEVFKQKRFEGLEALPENLTVNLEQKHIEALKEIFGEADVSTAVKDRVSVAYGKTMYDAYRLREGILENIADVVVYPSDHEQIVKLVTYANEHKIPLYVYGGGSSVTRGVEAVKGGISLDMRKNFNKVLAFNEVDQTITVQAGMSGPQLEAHLNNAQKEFNARMAYTCGHFPQSFEYSSVGGWVVTRGAGQNSTYYGNIKDIVFQQTYVTPAGIVKSYGLPAHAVGPDIDELMMGSEGSFGILTNVTLRFFRYRPETRKKFSFIFKTWEDGMRACREIMQNESGFPSVFRLSDAEETDMVLKLYGVEGTIAETAMNLMGYKPMKRCLFLGWSEGDKEFSKQLYKKVKRICKQNGGLFLTGKPVDGWEHGRFTDPYLRESLQDYGVIIDTMECSVTWDMMPRVHEEVRKFAKSRPHTVCMTHLSHAYPQGANLYFIFIGLFKNKEEYVEYQYGIFDNIMKAGAAMSHHHGVGKMTAAWVEESIGKTNFEIFKALKKHFDPNNIMNPGGTLGLDMTEDQKRKPKYAGKTWAEA
- a CDS encoding FGGY-family carbohydrate kinase — encoded protein: MKTILTVDCGTQSLRTMLFDLKGSILAASRISYPPHTSPQPAWAEQDVEIYWNALKEGLSNLKEKAPDAFANIAGMGISSMRATTVLVDKDGKVLRPAIVWLDNRTAHGPYHPNFLVRTAFHAAGVYDPIVTVQSNCKMNWLRENEPEIWDKTWKMFFLSGWFIYKLTGKACDAVSSMVGYVPFVNRKRAWAKKHSIEETLMPLENEKRHDLTESGKIIGTLTDGVSKELGLPQGIPLVACGSDKACETIGAGVVDSSLASLSFGTTATIEVCSKKYFEYKKLFPAYCGILPDTWLSELEIFRGYWMISWFKEELGKEECKLAESKGIIPEVILDKLLHASPPGGRGLMLQPYWGASVFDRYAKGSIIGFGDVHGRDDLYRAIIEGLAYSLREGLELIEAKGRLRCEKVAASGGASQSDAICQITADILNRPLVRGKTPEASSLGAAIITAAGIGEYASIKEAVKEMVLYEKEFTPNPEHRSLYDGLFGVYKKIYPALKDIYKDIQRVTNYPETKKMNE